In a single window of the Candidatus Flexicrinis proximus genome:
- a CDS encoding DUF4118 domain-containing protein, with the protein MTQIVVGKTQHNRLKNILRGGSPTERLIRASGDIDVVVVSAEDHVPQPSRVSLPPIARHSTWRQYALSVGIIAAVTAADLFAPPWFSYLAVGLTELFAVLLIAVYIGRGPALLAASLSALSWNFLFIEPRLTFSINQSQDVILFALYFIIALYTGNLTARLRQQEQQARYNNERNLALYRLAHDVSAAVDMDDVVRIAVEQIGHAFDRMSVCGFRMTVYWTDCRMVPALWKPATRNSVLHHGLSITASPPDVGPILCRWQQGVISP; encoded by the coding sequence GTGACGCAAATCGTGGTCGGCAAAACCCAGCATAACCGGCTGAAAAATATCCTCCGCGGCGGCTCGCCGACCGAACGCCTGATCCGTGCTTCCGGCGATATCGATGTCGTGGTCGTCAGCGCAGAAGACCACGTTCCGCAGCCGTCCCGTGTTAGCCTGCCACCGATTGCCCGTCATTCGACATGGCGACAATACGCGCTGTCAGTCGGCATTATTGCTGCCGTAACCGCAGCCGACTTATTTGCACCGCCATGGTTCAGTTACCTGGCTGTCGGCCTGACCGAACTTTTCGCGGTACTGCTGATTGCCGTATATATTGGGCGCGGGCCCGCACTGCTCGCTGCCTCACTTAGCGCACTGAGCTGGAATTTCCTGTTTATCGAGCCGCGACTGACCTTCAGCATTAACCAGTCACAGGATGTCATCCTTTTCGCGCTGTATTTCATCATTGCCCTATATACCGGAAACCTGACCGCGCGATTGCGGCAGCAAGAACAACAGGCGCGCTATAACAACGAACGGAATCTCGCACTTTACCGGCTCGCGCACGACGTTTCAGCAGCGGTTGATATGGATGACGTAGTGCGCATTGCCGTTGAGCAGATCGGCCATGCGTTCGACCGGATGTCGGTATGTGGCTTTCGCATGACCGTATACTGGACCGACTGCCGCATGGTGCCAGCACTCTGGAAGCCAGCGACAAGGAATTCAGTGTTGCATCATGGGCTTTCGATAACGGCAAGTCCGCCGGACGTGGGACCGATACTTTGCCGCTGGCAGCAGGGCGTTATTTCCCCTTGA